The following nucleotide sequence is from Ignavibacteriales bacterium.
AGAGCGACAATAAATTCATGGAGAAGATAATCATCGATGTGATGACGGAGTTTGGCGCGGTCGGTGAGGGCTATTCGATCAAGGATGCTGAGGTAGCGAACATGTTCGATGCTTATAATAACGACAAGTCGGCGTATTTCGTGATCACCCGTGGTAAGGAGGTACTGGGCGGAGCAGGTGTAGGCATTCTGCCGGAAGCGGAGGATGTCTGTGAATTAAAGAAAATGTACTTCGTTCCGGAGATACGCGGAATAGGTCTTGGTGAAAAGTTGTTGAATCTCTGCCTTGATGCGGCACGTAAAATTGGTTACAAGAGGTGTTACCTGGAAACACTCGAAAGAATGCCACAGGCGAGAGGACTATATATGAAATACGGTTTCGACCCGATCAATGGTCCGGTCGGGTGTACGGGGCATTACAGCTGTGATAATTATTACATACGTGATCTCTAATTAAAAATTAATCAAATGAAATTCGAGTACAGTCCTAACATTGCATTAAATGTAAAAGACCGCGACAAAGCCGGCGAGTTTTATAAAAATGTGCTGGGGATGAACTTCGTGGAGGATAAGAACGGCGACCTTCAATTTACAGCCGGTTCGATGAATTTTTATTTCGCGGAGGGTACACCCGGTCAGACCTTTTTTGAATTCAAAGTGGATAATGTGAAAGAGGCTCGCGAGCTTCTCGAAAAGGAAGGGTGCAAAGTAACACACGAATACAGCGATAAGAACGTGATGATCTCCGACCCTTACGGAATGAACTTCCATATCTGGGAGGAAGGGGCGGTGTTTGATTGATGGTCGAACAAATTCCCTGGATAGAAAGAAAGTTTAATTTCAATGACCTGCATGAAGGGCTGTTTCCCGATATCGTAGAACGTTTAAGAGGTACGCCTGCGCGTCTCGAAGAATCCTTGAAAGGTCTTTCCGAAGAGCGATTATCCGCAAAACCCGGCAGTAAATGGTCCATAAAGGAAGAGGCCGGGCATCTTTATGACCTGGAGGACCTATGGAGCGTCCGCCTGAAAGGATTGCTCTCCGATAAACCGGAGATAGTTCCTGCAGATATGACAAACAAAAAAACTCACGAAGCAGATCACAATTCACGCAGTATAGACGAACTCCTTGTGCAATTCAGGACGGCACGGCAGGAGCTTGTCGATAATCTAGATAAACTAACCGAGGACGAGGTTCTCGCATTTGCTATTCACCCCCGCTTGAATACAAAGATGCGTGTAATTGACCTTGCCTTTTTTGTCGCTGAGCACGATGACCACCATCTGGCTCACATAACCAAAACAAAATCTACATTATGAACGAGCACAAATTTTCACTCACGCAGTTTGAGCGGGGTATCCTGATTGACATTTCCATGGAAGAGGCGTACAAATACGCCGGTACATCAGATGGTATTTCGAAATGGTTCATCGGTGAAGCAATATACACGGCGCCCGATGGGCACACCCGCCCCGGTGACGAGCCTGCACAAAAAGGCGATAAGTATACTTTCAACTGGGTTTATAAGGATCTTTCCCTGTCGGGTGAAGTGCTCGATGCCAACGGGAAGGATTTCATAAATTTCACATTCGGCGGTACCGCTGAATTCAATATCAAACTATCCGAGCTCGACGGAAGGGTATTCTTTAACCTTTCGCAGATAAGCAACCCGGATAACCCGATGCCGGAACTCGCTCACATTAACTGCTATGTGTGCTGGTCATTTTTCCTTCTCAATTTAAAGTCTGTTGCCGAGAATGGTTTCGATCTCAGGGAATGGGATTATGATATGGAAGGTCTGGCAAACTGGTAAGGATCAAAAAAATAACCGGGAATAGTTTACCTAAAGAAATCAACGATGCCATCAGCTTACTTCTTCTACAGATGGAATTTCTTGGAGAGAGAAAAACCCGCAAAGACGTGAAGAGTGTTGTTGAAGCCTCTTTGAAGAAGGGTTCTTCGGCATTTATCTTTTTATTGTACACCGGTGATAAAAAACCTGCCGGGGTTTGTTTCTTTAATGTCTGCCTCGGAGTTCAGAGCGGGGGTAGATACATCTGGATAAATGAAATATTCGTAAAAGAAGAATACCGTGGGATAGGTTACGGCAAGGCAATGCTGGAATACCTGGAGAACTTTGCCAAAAGAAAAAAATATGTTTACATTGCCGCTCAAAGAGATCCTAAAAATAACAATTCTAAAATGCTCTTCAATTCTGCTAAATTCTTTGAGGGCACGGTAATATGGATGGATAAAAAAGTCTAAAACCAACCCGGTGGCATTTAAACTATATTATGATTTGATTATTTTACTTCAAATCGAATCAAATGCCTTTATTCCGCTCCAGAGCGTCTAAATTAATATTTATTCCATTAATTATCATCATCGGGCTATACCTGGTATTGCTCATTCCATTCCCCGATGCGGGTGAATTTAAGCCGTCCACAAAGAAGCCCTTCGAGTGGAATAAGGACGCGCTCTGGGATGAGCTGGAAGGTAAGTTCGCAGCGAACCGCGAAAAGGGCTGTGAGGTGTTAGGCCCGGCGATCGACAGCGCGTTTACTGAGCTGGACTCTCTATTAATAAGGATCGGCAGGAAAGATCAGACTCCGGGCGCTCCGGTTTGGGATACACTTGAATACAAGCTATTCGACCTCGCGTCGATGGTAGCGGTCTGCCCGGATCAGATAATGAAGTTCGCCGCGAAGAGCAACCTCGTAAGGCTGGCAGTGAAACGCAATTCACAGCACTGGGATATGAACGACCGTGACACGCGTTTTAGAATGTACAGGCTCTTGTACGGGGGCAGAATGGCGCTGGAGGAGGTGATGCTCCAGGCGCCGAAGGAAAAGATTCCCGTACTTATACGGGGCTCGGAT
It contains:
- a CDS encoding VOC family protein, yielding MKFEYSPNIALNVKDRDKAGEFYKNVLGMNFVEDKNGDLQFTAGSMNFYFAEGTPGQTFFEFKVDNVKEARELLEKEGCKVTHEYSDKNVMISDPYGMNFHIWEEGAVFD
- a CDS encoding DinB family protein, encoding MVEQIPWIERKFNFNDLHEGLFPDIVERLRGTPARLEESLKGLSEERLSAKPGSKWSIKEEAGHLYDLEDLWSVRLKGLLSDKPEIVPADMTNKKTHEADHNSRSIDELLVQFRTARQELVDNLDKLTEDEVLAFAIHPRLNTKMRVIDLAFFVAEHDDHHLAHITKTKSTL
- a CDS encoding GNAT family N-acetyltransferase, whose protein sequence is MEFLGERKTRKDVKSVVEASLKKGSSAFIFLLYTGDKKPAGVCFFNVCLGVQSGGRYIWINEIFVKEEYRGIGYGKAMLEYLENFAKRKKYVYIAAQRDPKNNNSKMLFNSAKFFEGTVIWMDKKV